Proteins encoded together in one Thermoanaerobaculia bacterium window:
- the guaA gene encoding glutamine-hydrolyzing GMP synthase, producing the protein MSGRPRAIVILDFGSQYTQLIARRVREAKVYSVVLAPTATREEIERWDPWGVILSGGPQSVYAPDAPRPSFPVTGLGRPLLGVCYGMDLLAQELGGEVEKAPGREYGRAEFVPAAGSALFAGLGSRETVWMSHGDFVSRVPHGFAVTGYTESAPIGAFEDAGRRIYGIQFHPEVRHTENGALVLENFLFGICGARPEWTMSSFREHQVEAIRRRAPEGRVICALSGGVDSSVTAVLLREALGDRVVPIFVDHGLLRMKERERVVAAFERFGMQIDAVDASALFFERLAGVTDPEKKRKVIGAAFIEVFEKEARRFPDVRYLAQGTLYPDVIESVSLKGPSQVIKSHHNVGGLPEKLGLELIEPVRELFKDEVRALGAELGLPRHFLGRHPFPGPGLAVRIPGEVTPDRVAILQEADEILLDEIRSAGLYDAIAQAFAVLLPVKTVGVMGDERTYENVLAIRCVSTSDFMTADWFRMPHDVLDAIARRIVGTVRGINRVVYDVTSKPPGTIEWE; encoded by the coding sequence ATGAGCGGCCGGCCGCGCGCGATCGTCATCCTCGACTTCGGATCGCAGTACACGCAGCTGATCGCGCGGCGGGTGCGGGAGGCGAAGGTCTATTCCGTCGTCCTTGCGCCGACGGCCACCCGCGAGGAGATCGAGCGGTGGGATCCGTGGGGGGTCATCCTCTCCGGCGGGCCGCAGAGCGTCTACGCGCCCGACGCACCGCGCCCTTCGTTTCCCGTGACCGGTCTCGGCCGGCCGCTGCTGGGCGTCTGCTACGGAATGGACCTCCTCGCACAGGAGCTCGGCGGCGAAGTCGAGAAGGCGCCCGGGAGGGAGTACGGGCGCGCGGAGTTCGTGCCCGCCGCCGGGTCGGCGCTCTTCGCGGGGCTCGGATCGCGCGAGACCGTCTGGATGTCGCACGGCGATTTCGTCTCGCGCGTCCCGCACGGGTTCGCGGTCACCGGGTACACGGAATCGGCCCCGATCGGCGCGTTCGAAGACGCCGGGCGGCGGATCTACGGGATCCAGTTCCATCCCGAGGTGCGCCACACCGAGAACGGCGCCCTCGTCCTCGAGAACTTCCTCTTCGGGATCTGCGGCGCCAGGCCCGAGTGGACGATGAGCTCGTTCCGCGAGCACCAGGTGGAAGCGATCCGCCGGCGGGCCCCCGAGGGGCGTGTGATCTGCGCGCTCTCCGGGGGCGTCGACTCCTCGGTCACGGCGGTCCTCCTGCGCGAAGCGCTGGGCGACCGGGTCGTGCCCATCTTCGTCGACCACGGGCTCCTCCGCATGAAGGAGCGCGAGCGGGTGGTCGCCGCCTTCGAGAGGTTCGGGATGCAGATCGACGCGGTCGACGCCTCCGCGCTTTTCTTCGAGCGGCTCGCCGGGGTGACCGATCCCGAGAAGAAGCGCAAGGTGATCGGCGCGGCGTTCATCGAGGTCTTCGAGAAGGAAGCGCGCCGCTTTCCCGACGTCCGCTATCTCGCGCAGGGGACGCTCTATCCCGACGTCATCGAGTCCGTCTCGCTCAAGGGTCCCTCCCAGGTCATCAAGTCGCATCACAACGTGGGAGGGCTCCCGGAGAAGCTCGGCCTCGAGCTGATCGAGCCGGTGCGGGAGCTCTTCAAGGACGAGGTCCGCGCGCTCGGCGCGGAGCTCGGCCTGCCGAGGCATTTCCTCGGACGGCACCCGTTCCCCGGTCCGGGCCTCGCGGTGCGGATTCCCGGCGAGGTCACGCCCGACCGTGTGGCGATCCTCCAGGAGGCCGACGAGATCCTCCTCGACGAGATCCGCTCCGCGGGGCTCTACGACGCGATCGCGCAGGCTTTCGCGGTGCTCCTTCCCGTCAAAACCGTCGGGGTGATGGGAGACGAGCGGACCTACGAGAACGTGCTCGCCATCCGCTGCGTGTCGACCTCCGACTTCATGACGGCCGACTGGTTCCGGATGCCGCACGACGTGCTCGACGCGATCGCGCGCCGGATCGTCGGCACGGTGCGCGGGATCAACCGGGTGGTGTATGACGTCACGTCCAAGCCCCCGGGCACCATCGAGTGGGAGTAG